The genomic stretch AGGCGCAGTCGGCTGCAACGCGATGTTGGGCAGCACGTCGATTGCCAGGCCATGCGCTCGAAGGCACATCTACAGGACCAGGTTCTCGGCTCGGAACTCGACGATCTCCGGTGGATCGCGGTTGTAGTCGCTGTACCGAATCCATGTCGGCCGGACGCGAATGTAGATCAGCCCGGGCCAGCGCAGCCGACTCGGTCCATCCGGGTAGACCGCGTAGTAGACCTCCTTCAGGCGCTCCAAAGCAGAGCCCGAAGGCTCATCCGCGACACCTTCGTACTGCACCGTGCGTTCATCGCCCGGCACCCACCCCCCGATGACGAGCGCGACGTGCGGGTTCTGGCGCAGGTTCTGCGCCTTGCGTGTGGTCTGGAGCGTGTCGAACACGATCTCGAACTGGTCGGTCACGGCGAACCCCACTATCGCGGCTTGTGCCGTCTCCACGGCTGACACCGATGCCTGCACCGCCAGCCGGTGAAGGCGCAGGAACTCGAGCAATGCCTTCGGCTTCATTCCTGCCTCAGGCCGCTACGCACGGCACATCGCGAGATGCTGCCCGACGACTGAATTGAGCCGCGCCGCGAAGCGGCGTCGGCTTGAATGAATTCTTAGGCTGCACATTCTGCGCCGTTTCAGTACCACCCTCAGGACCGCGGGTCCAACCCGAAGGCGCGCAGCTCCTGCTCGCACCGGCAGGCCTTCGCAATGCGCGCGGCCCACGCGACGGCCTCCTCACGCGATGGCAGGTCGAGCACGGTGAAGCCGCCGTCAAGCGGGGGCGCCCACGGGTAGCCGCCATCGGCGACCGACCCGTCGGCCGAGACGAGGACGGGCGGCACGTCTTCGTCGATGCCGCCGCCGAAGACGTAAACGCCAGCGGCTTTTGCCTCATCGATCACGGCGTGCGCGTCGCGGCCCACCGCCTCCCGGTCGCCCTCCGGCACGACCATCGCCGCACTAGGAAATGAGATCAGGTACTTTGCCATAGTGCACTTTCCTTGGAGACTGATGACGGTGGTGAAGTGTGTGTGCGGCCAACGACCCGAGTTCATCGGCAAGCCCGCAGGGCGCGGTTCGCTGCAAGGAGATGTTCGGCCGCTTCCGATCCAAAGCGTCGATGCGCACAGCTAACCAAGCCATATGGAGATGCTACCAACCGCGAGGCCATTCCCGGAAAGCACGGAACCATCCTCCTGATACGACGAACCTCGGAAACGTAACCCATTGCTCGAGGAAGATTCGCGAAATGGCGTTTGCTGGGCCCGCGAAGGGCTCGGGTGGAATCTGCTCTTGCTTGTGACCGCGCCCCTGCAGAGCTACGGAGATGATCATGGTGGCAAGTGAGACGGCACCTAGAATAGCCGACCCTTCAAGGAGGCTAACGATTAAGCCGATATTGCCCAGCACGAACAGCGGCACGACGACTATGTGGATGAGTAGGTTCGCGCGAGAGCGGTGAACGCGCTCGTACCCATCCCATTGCCAGCGCAATAATTCTGCGACGCTCATAGCCCCACCCGTGCTGAGCGGCCGAACGACCCGGCTTCAGCGGCGGCGCGCGAACGGCGCGCCGTCCGCTGCAAGCCGATGTTAACCGCCGCCCGAACTGTCATGGAATGAAGACCACGTGGGTATCGGCTAGCATGTCGCCCAAACGTTGCCCTCGCGACGAGAGTTTGACCGCAAGAATGGCCGGTCCGCCGATAAAAAGGAAATCGACAGGATCGAGGATGTGACGAAGGAGGCAGTCAAGGCCAGTTAGCGGCTTCTGATCCAACCGCTCGACCACAAGGTCGAACAACGCCTTTCCAGCGGTTCTGCCAAACGTTGACTCAATAAACACGAAATACACGAACCATGCCACCAGGGCGATCAGCATGATCACGCAGCCGAGGCAACCATATTCCGGTTGGTCAAGCATTCCGCGACCCGCCCAGAACATGGCGCCGATTAGGCAGTAATCGAGGGTCGCCGCGAGGCCGCGACGAACAAGGTGCGTCTTTACCGGCATGGCCTTGACCCGGCGGCTAACGACCCGGCTTCAGCGACGGCGCGCGGACGGCGCGACGTCCGCTGCAAGCCGATGTTGGGCCACCCCACTTTCACTTGTGCCCTGCCGCGCGAAGGATCTTGAGCGCTGCGTCGCGGTCCTGTGGGAATACACGAATTTCCACCCAGTGCCCGCCTACTAGGGGTGATGTCAGGTGACTAACCTCGAGCGGTATTTCGGCCGGGATTCCAGCCGCTTGCAGGGCGCCACACGCAATCTCGGCCTCGTACGAGTCTGCAAAGGTTGCAACCGTGACACCCTCCGCCGATTCATCCTTGCTCATGCCGATCGCCTGCCTCGGTGGCCCAACATGTAATCAGACGTCCTAAGCGTTTTCGATAAACGCGACGGAAAGATACCGTTTTGTCGCGTCATGATCGTTCCATTTTAGAACCAACGACTTGATCCGGCTGACAAATCGTCGGACCGAAGTGCGAACCTGGTCGTGAATTCCAGACGCCTAACACGATCTTTCCGCGCTTCCGGAGGCGACGAAATGGCCGGTTCATTTTTTCGTCCCGGCATTGACCGCCTGAGTCCGCCCACGAGACTCGCGTCTCCGGTTTCACGGCCCGGGGTTCCCGAAGCGCGAACCGCCGCCACTTCGAACTGATCGGCCGGATGGATCTCCAGGAAGGGCCCGTCGGTGTCGATGACGATCGGTCCCCCGAAGCGGAGGTGTTCGTCCGCGAGAAGGGTTCGCCCCTCGCAGACGCGGTGCGCCGCCGTTTCCGGCTCACACTCGAGGCGCAGGAAGCGGCCGGCCGGCGCGCCGAGATCTCCGATCTCGAACGAGTCGAGCGCCACGTCGAGCGTCCAGAACCCGTCGGTCGAGTGCTGGGCGTCGCGGACGAGACGGCCGCGCCCGCTTCCCGTGCATCCCGTGTCGACCCAGCCCGAGAGCCCGAGGAACTTGAACGGCGTCGTGAACCAGGCGATCGCCCGCGAAAACCAGCCGAGCTCCGCCGGCGGAATCCGGGAAAGCCGCGCGATCGTCCGCTCGGGATCGCACAATCCCGGCGCCCCGACGCGCGACCCGAGACTCGCGACTCGCGGCTGGCGGAGAGCCGCCGACCGGCGCCGCGCCGCCGCGTGGTACCAGAGGTGCCGGACTCTCATCCCGCCGACGCGGCCGCCTTCGAAGCGAGCGGCACGCCGACCGTCCGCCAGGCGTCCCGGACCGCTTTCTCGACCGCGCTCCCGTAACGCTCCCCCGCGATCGCGACCGTCGAGGCGGCGGCGTCCTTGAAGTCCGACGTGTTCCGAAGACGCTCGGTCAGCGCCGCGTACCAGATCATCCCCGCCTTCTCCCAGGCGAACCCTCCGATCGCGATCGCCGCCAGCGCAAACGCGCGATTCGGGATGCCGGAGTTGACGTGGACGCCGCCGTTGTCGTCGTACCCTTCGTAGAAGTCGCGCATCGTCGCCGGCTGCGGGTCCTTCCCGAGGATCGGATCGTCGTACGCCGTCCCGGGATGCAGCATCGACCGGATGCCGCGGCCGCGCACCTTCGCGGTGAAGAGGCCCGCGCCGATGATCCAGTCGGCCTGATCGGCCTTCTCCTGCCGTTTCCACTGCTTGACGAGTGAGCCGAACACGTCGGAGAAGCTCTCGTTCAACGCGCCCGGCTGCCATTCGTAGTCGAAATTGGCCTCGGTTCCGGTCACGCCGTGCGTGAGCTCGTGGCCGATGACGTCGACCGCGACGGTGAAGCGGTTGAATATCCGGCCGTCGCCGTCTCCGTAAACCATCTGCGTGCCGTTCCAGAAGGCGTTGTCGAAGTTCCGGCCGTAGTGGACGGAGGAGTCGAGGCGCATTCCCTTCCCGTCGATCGAGCTCCGGCAGAACGCCTTCTCGTAGAAATCGTAGGTCGCGCCGGCGCCGTCGTACGCCTCGTTGACGGCCGGGTCTTTCGACGACGTGCCGCCCTCCCCGCGAACGAGCCGGCCGGGGAGGACCGAGCCCCCCGCCTCGTCGTAGACCGTCCTTCGTTCCTCGCCGGCCGGGATGGCGGGACACGTTCCGCCGATGGCATCACGATGCCCGCGGAGGCGCTCGGTCTGGAGCAGCGTCTCGCGAGCGCGGGAGCGTTCGAACTCGTCGCCGCGCCGCGAGATCGCGTCGAGAATGTACGGCGGAACGATAGTCTGGCAGCCCGAAGGGCTGACCGTCTTGCAGCCCGAAAGGCTGACCGCCGGGGAGGCAACGCGGCTCATCGGGAGCCCTCCTTCGTAAGATCGATCCTCCGGAGCGCCCGGACCAGCCCGGTCGCGGAGTCGAACTCGATCGCATAGAGCCCGGGCGGCAGGTCGTCGGAACCGGGAGGCGCCGCGAGCGCTTCGACGGTCTTCGCGAGACCGATCGCGCCGCCGAGGATGTCGCCGGTCTTCGGATCCCTCGACTCGCCGAACTCGGTCAGGTTCCACCCGTCCTGGAGAGCGAACTTCGCATCGACCGCGCCGAGACCGGAGCGGACGCGCAGCACGTACTCCTCGTCCTTCTTCGGGAGCCAGACGACCTGCGCCGAGCGCTCGCTCCCCTTCGTCGAGACGAGGAGATAGGGCTGCGGGCGATAGAACCGGATGCCCTCCCGGTAGTCCGCGTCCCTCAAGAGCCGCGTCACGCCGACGGATGCGCATCCGCCGAGCGAGGCGAGGCAAAGCGCTGCCAGCACGGTTCGCAGGCGCATGACGGTCCTCCCTCTCAACTCCTCACATCGCCGGACCCCTCGTCCGGGGACACGCCGGAACCGATCTTTTTTCGGGGCCGTAGAATCCGATGATCGAAACCGCACCCGGCCCTCCCGAATCCCGGCTCGGCCGCGCCGGCCGGCAGGCTTTCCTCGCCGCCTTCTCGCTCGGGGCCGCGGCGGTCGTCGCGGTCGTGATCCGACAGCTTCGGGCGCGTCCGGACCTTCCCCTCGGTTTCGCCGCCGCCGCATCGGCCGTCGCCGCGGCGCACGCGGCCACCTTCGCGTTCGTGTTTCGGAGACGCGGAACGCGCGCGGCTGCCGTATTCCTGGGCCTCTCGATCGTCGCGCTCGCGGGAGCGGGGGGGTGGCGTCGGACCGTCGCGATGCTGGGACT from Thermoanaerobaculia bacterium encodes the following:
- a CDS encoding transcription initiation protein; this encodes MAKYLISFPSAAMVVPEGDREAVGRDAHAVIDEAKAAGVYVFGGGIDEDVPPVLVSADGSVADGGYPWAPPLDGGFTVLDLPSREEAVAWAARIAKACRCEQELRAFGLDPRS
- a CDS encoding M4 family metallopeptidase, encoding MSRVASPAVSLSGCKTVSPSGCQTIVPPYILDAISRRGDEFERSRARETLLQTERLRGHRDAIGGTCPAIPAGEERRTVYDEAGGSVLPGRLVRGEGGTSSKDPAVNEAYDGAGATYDFYEKAFCRSSIDGKGMRLDSSVHYGRNFDNAFWNGTQMVYGDGDGRIFNRFTVAVDVIGHELTHGVTGTEANFDYEWQPGALNESFSDVFGSLVKQWKRQEKADQADWIIGAGLFTAKVRGRGIRSMLHPGTAYDDPILGKDPQPATMRDFYEGYDDNGGVHVNSGIPNRAFALAAIAIGGFAWEKAGMIWYAALTERLRNTSDFKDAAASTVAIAGERYGSAVEKAVRDAWRTVGVPLASKAAASAG
- a CDS encoding RDD family protein, yielding MPVKTHLVRRGLAATLDYCLIGAMFWAGRGMLDQPEYGCLGCVIMLIALVAWFVYFVFIESTFGRTAGKALFDLVVERLDQKPLTGLDCLLRHILDPVDFLFIGGPAILAVKLSSRGQRLGDMLADTHVVFIP
- a CDS encoding pyridoxamine 5'-phosphate oxidase family protein — encoded protein: MKPKALLEFLRLHRLAVQASVSAVETAQAAIVGFAVTDQFEIVFDTLQTTRKAQNLRQNPHVALVIGGWVPGDERTVQYEGVADEPSGSALERLKEVYYAVYPDGPSRLRWPGLIYIRVRPTWIRYSDYNRDPPEIVEFRAENLVL